The Methanomassiliicoccales archaeon genome has a window encoding:
- a CDS encoding ABC transporter ATP-binding protein: MNAIEVTNLVKAYGKFVAVKGISFTVKQGEIFGLIGPNGAGKTTTLRILATLLQISSGHVRMFDKDLQKEQAEIRKMISYLPEDAGAYKNLTGRSYLEFMAAFFDPSKSERYKAMVNRGIEIANLGERIDDKIETYSKGMSRRLLVGRALMVEPKIAILDEPTSGLDVINAKEIRDIIRRASSHGMSVLLSSHNMLEVEFLCDRIALINDGHIVETGSPKELKEKYGAANIEEVFVKVVS, translated from the coding sequence TTGAATGCAATTGAAGTCACGAATCTCGTTAAGGCTTACGGCAAATTTGTTGCGGTTAAAGGCATTTCATTCACGGTCAAGCAAGGAGAGATCTTTGGGCTTATTGGTCCCAATGGCGCGGGCAAGACCACAACCCTGCGAATCTTAGCTACACTGCTTCAAATTTCATCCGGTCATGTAAGGATGTTTGACAAGGATCTTCAAAAGGAGCAGGCCGAGATAAGAAAAATGATCTCATACCTTCCAGAGGATGCTGGTGCCTACAAAAACCTTACAGGCCGCTCGTATTTGGAATTCATGGCCGCGTTCTTCGATCCTTCCAAAAGCGAGCGATACAAAGCAATGGTCAATAGAGGCATTGAAATAGCAAATTTGGGTGAAAGAATCGATGACAAGATTGAAACATACAGCAAAGGTATGAGCCGGCGCCTTTTGGTCGGCCGAGCCCTAATGGTCGAGCCGAAAATAGCAATCCTCGACGAGCCGACTTCAGGCCTAGATGTCATTAATGCAAAGGAAATTAGGGATATCATCAGAAGAGCCTCTTCCCATGGAATGTCCGTCTTGCTATCATCACATAACATGCTTGAGGTGGAATTCCTCTGCGACCGAATTGCGCTAATTAACGATGGTCATATTGTTGAAACCGGATCGCCTAAAGAGTTGAAGGAAAAGTACGGTGCCGCTAACATTGAAGAAGTCTTTGTCAAGGTGGTTTCATGA
- a CDS encoding DUF72 domain-containing protein has protein sequence MTSKEYRFGCSGWSYKDWIGKFYRKDCEPSKMLEEYAKIFNTVEINMSFYRLPFEGLIKSWRMRVPEGFLFCPKMSRKITHIKRLNDVGAELVLFLTRMRILGEKLGPILIQLPPGIKKDLVQLENFLSMLPRDLKFTIEFRNKNWTTSEVLSLLATYGVAICFVDSPKMIFMTEPTADFAYIRWHGRKSWYRYEYKSEEIREWVKFIQSLNVDCVYGFWNNDFNANAPRNCLELISMLGNKSK, from the coding sequence ATGACTTCAAAGGAGTATCGCTTTGGTTGTAGTGGATGGAGCTATAAGGATTGGATCGGTAAATTTTATCGTAAAGACTGTGAGCCAAGTAAAATGCTAGAAGAATATGCAAAGATCTTCAATACTGTCGAAATCAACATGTCCTTTTACAGATTGCCATTTGAGGGCTTGATTAAGAGCTGGCGCATGAGAGTACCTGAAGGTTTTCTTTTCTGTCCGAAAATGAGCCGAAAAATTACACACATAAAGCGGCTAAATGATGTTGGTGCGGAACTGGTACTGTTTCTTACGCGGATGAGAATTTTGGGTGAAAAGCTCGGCCCAATACTGATTCAGTTGCCACCAGGGATAAAGAAGGATCTTGTCCAACTCGAGAATTTTTTATCAATGTTGCCCAGGGATCTTAAATTTACTATCGAATTCAGGAACAAGAACTGGACCACGAGTGAAGTGCTGTCATTGCTTGCAACGTATGGCGTGGCCATCTGTTTCGTGGATTCTCCGAAAATGATTTTCATGACCGAACCGACCGCTGATTTTGCCTACATCAGGTGGCATGGGCGCAAATCGTGGTACAGATATGAATATAAGAGCGAAGAAATTAGAGAATGGGTCAAATTCATTCAGTCACTTAATGTTGATTGCGTATACGGTTTCTGGAA